The following are from one region of the Baumannia cicadellinicola str. Hc (Homalodisca coagulata) genome:
- the aroC gene encoding chorismate synthase, which produces MGGNSIGNLFRVTTFGESHGKALGGIIDGVPPGMKLSEDDLQIDLNRRCPGKSLYITPRYEHDKVYILSGIFEGVTTGTSIGLLVQNKDQHSEDYQSIRDLYRPGHADYSYEKKYGMRDYRGGGRSSARETVIRVAAGAIAKKYLAYRCGIKIRGFIAQIGHIKCELKDWNQVEQNPFFCPDIDCLEALDILIRNLKKYGNSIGAKVTIIAENVPAGLGEPVFDRLDADLAHALMSINAVKGVEIGDGFAVISQLGNENRDEITSQGFLSNHAGGILGGISSGQPVIAHIALKPASSVKQPCNTVTRYGNEVEIITEGRHDICVGIRAVPIAEAMMAIVLMDHFLRNRAQCSDVK; this is translated from the coding sequence ATGGGAGGAAATAGTATTGGTAATTTATTTCGTGTAACGACTTTTGGTGAATCTCATGGTAAAGCACTAGGAGGTATTATTGATGGTGTCCCTCCAGGCATGAAATTAAGTGAAGATGATTTACAAATAGATCTAAACCGACGATGTCCAGGTAAATCGTTATATATTACACCTCGATATGAACATGATAAAGTATATATTCTTTCAGGAATATTCGAAGGAGTAACTACCGGAACTAGTATTGGTCTTCTAGTGCAAAACAAAGATCAGCATTCAGAAGATTATCAATCTATTAGAGATCTTTATCGTCCTGGACATGCGGATTATAGCTACGAAAAAAAATATGGTATGCGAGATTATAGAGGCGGAGGTAGATCATCAGCACGTGAAACAGTCATTCGAGTAGCCGCAGGTGCCATCGCTAAAAAATACTTAGCATATCGATGCGGTATAAAAATACGGGGATTTATTGCCCAGATTGGGCACATTAAATGTGAATTAAAAGATTGGAATCAAGTAGAACAAAATCCTTTCTTCTGTCCTGATATAGATTGTCTAGAAGCACTCGATATACTAATACGGAACTTAAAAAAATATGGTAATTCTATTGGAGCTAAAGTTACCATCATAGCTGAAAATGTTCCAGCTGGTTTAGGTGAACCAGTATTTGATCGTCTAGATGCAGATTTAGCTCATGCATTAATGAGTATTAATGCAGTAAAAGGGGTAGAAATAGGTGATGGCTTTGCAGTAATTAGTCAACTTGGTAATGAGAATCGAGATGAAATAACTTCTCAAGGTTTTTTAAGTAACCATGCTGGCGGAATTCTTGGTGGTATTAGTAGTGGTCAACCAGTAATAGCTCATATAGCTCTAAAACCAGCTTCTAGTGTTAAACAACCTTGTAATACTGTTACACGCTATGGTAACGAAGTGGAAATAATTACTGAAGGTCGACATGATATTTGTGTAGGTATACGAGCTGTACCGATAGCAGAAGCTATGATGGCTATTGTCTTAATGGATCATTTTTTGCGGAATCGTGCACAGTGCTCGGATGTAAAATAG
- the fabB gene encoding beta-ketoacyl-ACP synthase I: MKRAVITGIGILSSIGSNKKEVLTSLQQGRSGIQFSPEFKTSGMRSQIWGNIKIDVNGLINRKIARFMSDASIYAFLSMEQAILDSRLTQNMISNDRTGIIVGSGGGSPRNQFKGTNAMLNYGLRGVGPYMVTKAMASGISACLAIPFKIRGVNYSISSACSTSAHCIGHALELIQLDKQDIIFAGGGEELCWEMACEFDAMGALSTRYNATPEKASRTYDINRDGFVIAGGGGIVVVEELKHALARNAYIYGEIIGYGATSDGVNMVVPSGEGAIRCMHMALKNTDTLIDYINVHGTSTQVGDIKELCAIRQIFGQQRPALSSTKSMTGHSLGAAGVHELIFTLLMIENSFIAPSININNLDPEAKDTNLITEPIQRKLTTVMSNSFGFGGTNATLVIRKYTDNN; the protein is encoded by the coding sequence ATGAAACGTGCGGTAATTACCGGCATAGGTATATTATCAAGTATTGGTTCTAATAAAAAAGAAGTTCTTACATCTTTGCAACAAGGTCGTTCTGGAATTCAATTTTCTCCAGAATTTAAAACATCTGGGATGCGTAGCCAGATTTGGGGTAATATAAAAATAGATGTTAATGGACTGATCAATCGAAAAATAGCACGCTTTATGAGTGATGCTTCTATTTATGCATTTTTATCTATGGAACAAGCCATATTAGATTCTAGACTAACACAAAATATGATATCCAATGATCGTACTGGTATTATCGTTGGTTCTGGGGGTGGTTCTCCGCGTAATCAGTTTAAGGGTACTAATGCTATGCTTAATTATGGTTTACGCGGAGTCGGTCCTTATATGGTTACTAAGGCTATGGCATCAGGTATATCAGCATGTTTAGCAATACCATTCAAAATTCGTGGTGTAAATTACTCTATTAGTTCAGCATGCTCCACTTCTGCGCACTGTATTGGTCATGCATTAGAACTAATTCAGTTAGATAAACAAGATATTATTTTTGCTGGAGGAGGTGAAGAGTTATGCTGGGAGATGGCTTGCGAGTTTGATGCTATGGGAGCTCTATCGACTCGATATAATGCCACTCCGGAAAAAGCATCTCGAACTTATGATATTAACCGTGATGGCTTTGTAATCGCAGGAGGTGGAGGTATCGTTGTAGTAGAGGAATTAAAACATGCACTAGCACGAAATGCTTATATTTATGGGGAAATTATTGGCTATGGTGCTACGTCTGATGGTGTTAATATGGTTGTACCTTCTGGTGAAGGAGCTATTCGTTGTATGCATATGGCGCTAAAAAACACTGACACGTTAATTGATTATATTAACGTACATGGTACATCAACCCAAGTTGGCGACATAAAAGAGTTATGTGCTATTCGTCAAATATTTGGCCAACAACGTCCAGCATTATCATCTACTAAATCTATGACAGGCCATTCCTTAGGTGCTGCTGGAGTACATGAATTGATTTTTACTCTGCTGATGATAGAAAATAGTTTTATTGCACCTAGTATTAATATAAATAATCTCGATCCTGAGGCGAAAGACACAAACTTAATAACAGAACCTATTCAGAGAAAATTAACTACAGTAATGAGTAATAGTTTTGGTTTTGGAGGAACTAATGCAACATTAGTAATACGCAAATATACAGATAACAATTAA
- the prmB gene encoding 50S ribosomal protein L3 N(5)-glutamine methyltransferase, producing METLLVNEAIAEIRTIQDMLRWTVSQFNASSICYGHGTNNSWDEALRLILPSLFLQLDFPVEMYCTSLTLSERTRIIERVIRRINDHIPVSYLTNKAWFCNLEFYVDKRVLIPRSPIGELIQDNFRNLLPQTPLHILDMCTGSGCIAIAIAYLYPEAKIDAVDISIDALEVTWHNIKQHELENRVYPICSDLFSELSPLCYDLIVANPPYVDEKSMKHLPLEFYAEPVLALIAGKDGLEFIRRILACAPRYLSSHGILICEVGSTTMTTLIEQYPTVPFFWFELFNGGEGIFMLTHQQLVDHIDAFQSCGN from the coding sequence TTGGAAACATTATTAGTTAATGAAGCAATCGCTGAAATACGTACCATACAAGATATGTTACGCTGGACAGTTAGTCAATTTAATGCATCTTCAATTTGCTATGGACATGGTACTAATAATTCATGGGATGAAGCCTTAAGATTAATATTGCCTAGTTTATTCTTACAACTAGATTTCCCTGTAGAAATGTATTGTACTAGTTTAACTTTGAGTGAACGTACCCGTATAATTGAACGTGTTATACGAAGAATCAACGATCATATTCCTGTGTCTTATCTAACTAATAAAGCCTGGTTTTGTAATTTAGAGTTTTATGTAGATAAAAGAGTATTAATTCCTCGTTCTCCTATTGGAGAATTGATTCAAGATAATTTCCGTAATTTACTTCCTCAAACACCATTACATATCCTAGATATGTGCACTGGTAGTGGCTGTATTGCTATAGCTATTGCTTACCTTTATCCAGAAGCTAAGATTGATGCAGTAGATATCTCAATAGATGCACTTGAGGTTACCTGGCATAATATTAAACAACATGAATTAGAAAATCGTGTTTATCCTATTTGCTCTGATTTATTTAGTGAATTATCTCCATTGTGTTATGATTTAATAGTTGCTAATCCTCCTTATGTAGATGAGAAAAGCATGAAGCATTTACCGTTAGAGTTCTATGCAGAACCAGTTTTAGCGCTTATAGCGGGAAAAGATGGATTAGAATTTATACGTCGTATTTTAGCCTGTGCGCCTCGCTATCTTAGTTCTCACGGTATACTTATCTGTGAAGTTGGTAGTACAACAATGACAACATTGATAGAACAGTATCCGACTGTGCCTTTCTTTTGGTTTGAATTATTTAATGGAGGTGAAGGTATTTTTATGTTAACTCATCAACAACTAGTTGACCATATAGATGCTTTTCAGTCTTGCGGTAATTAA